From Corynebacterium frankenforstense DSM 45800, the proteins below share one genomic window:
- a CDS encoding ACT domain-containing protein, protein MYAIMTVTGADHTGIIAGVTAALAEQKINILDVSQTIMERWFTMILRVEFDDAATGIEAIQERMGAVEKEQNLVIRIQSEALFSAVNEI, encoded by the coding sequence ATGTACGCGATCATGACCGTCACCGGTGCGGACCACACCGGAATCATCGCGGGCGTCACCGCCGCGCTCGCCGAGCAGAAGATCAACATCCTCGACGTCTCCCAGACCATCATGGAGCGCTGGTTCACCATGATCCTGCGCGTCGAGTTCGACGACGCCGCCACGGGCATCGAGGCGATCCAGGAGCGCATGGGCGCGGTGGAGAAGGAGCAGAACCTGGTCATCCGCATCCAGTCCGAGGCCCTGTTCTCCGCGGTCAACGAGATTTAG
- a CDS encoding NAD(P)-binding oxidoreductase, whose product MTQTTQTDSPRNVLVIGGHGKVALLATPKLVARGDRVTSVIRAAEQARDVEKLGATAHLADITALDAAQWRELVSGHDVVVWSAGAGGKGGAEATYAVDRDAALALVAALEELGADAPRLILVSYAGSLHNPWGEGHGMHAYGEAKQAVDERLASGVPFDHLVLAPGVLTLEPDRGLEPIPDEAGAAAETSRELVADVIVEAAGRADFPHAARFAFVDGDGPVAGADFGA is encoded by the coding sequence ATGACGCAGACGACACAGACAGACAGCCCCCGCAACGTCCTGGTCATCGGCGGCCACGGCAAGGTCGCCCTCCTGGCCACCCCGAAGCTCGTCGCCCGCGGCGACCGGGTCACCTCAGTGATCCGCGCGGCCGAGCAGGCCCGCGACGTCGAGAAGCTCGGCGCCACCGCGCACCTCGCCGACATCACCGCGCTCGACGCCGCGCAGTGGCGCGAGCTCGTCTCGGGCCACGACGTCGTCGTCTGGTCCGCCGGCGCCGGTGGGAAGGGCGGCGCCGAGGCGACCTACGCCGTCGACCGCGACGCCGCGCTGGCGTTGGTGGCGGCTCTCGAGGAGCTCGGTGCGGACGCGCCGCGGCTGATCCTCGTCTCCTACGCCGGCTCGCTGCACAACCCCTGGGGCGAGGGCCACGGCATGCACGCCTACGGGGAGGCCAAGCAGGCCGTCGACGAGCGCCTGGCCTCCGGCGTGCCCTTCGACCACCTGGTGCTCGCCCCGGGCGTGCTCACCCTGGAGCCGGACCGGGGTCTCGAGCCGATCCCGGACGAGGCGGGTGCGGCCGCCGAGACGTCCCGCGAGCTGGTCGCCGACGTCATCGTCGAGGCCGCCGGGCGCGCGGACTTCCCGCACGCCGCGCGCTTCGCCTTCGTCGACGGCGACGGGCCGGTCGCCGGGGCGGACTTCGGCGCCTGA
- a CDS encoding glutamine amidotransferase codes for MLPFLLLSPRRSPAVAGAEYRDFLRAAGLEEEQLVHRMLDSENSRLGDLRGFSGVFVGGSDLNVTDAPHSRWQQNVNVQLAGLLAAPVPVLSVCYGGSAIARSTGGEIGRTHPENAGATTVELTAAGKSDPVFGALPATFTALTGHTENITALGPAATLLATGPSCPVQAVRYGERLWTCQFHSEMDADAMRVRMGFFHGHGYYDDAEFDAIVSGLPLVDTSAPRTLLRSFVAHAAADAARRQARDHTDAHVPALVG; via the coding sequence ATGCTTCCGTTCCTGCTGCTCTCCCCGCGCCGCAGCCCCGCCGTGGCCGGCGCCGAATACCGCGATTTCCTCCGTGCCGCGGGCCTGGAGGAGGAGCAGCTGGTCCACCGAATGCTCGACTCGGAGAACTCCCGGCTGGGGGATCTGCGCGGCTTTTCCGGCGTCTTCGTCGGCGGCTCGGACCTGAACGTCACCGACGCCCCGCACAGCCGCTGGCAGCAGAACGTCAACGTCCAGCTCGCCGGGCTGCTCGCCGCGCCGGTGCCCGTGCTCTCCGTCTGCTACGGCGGCTCCGCGATCGCGCGGTCCACCGGCGGCGAGATCGGGCGCACCCACCCGGAGAACGCCGGGGCCACCACCGTCGAGCTCACCGCGGCCGGAAAGTCTGACCCCGTCTTCGGCGCGCTGCCGGCGACCTTCACCGCGCTGACCGGCCACACCGAGAACATCACCGCGCTCGGGCCTGCCGCCACGCTGCTGGCGACCGGCCCCTCCTGCCCCGTGCAGGCCGTGCGCTACGGCGAGCGGCTGTGGACCTGCCAGTTCCACAGCGAGATGGACGCCGACGCCATGCGCGTGCGCATGGGCTTCTTCCACGGCCACGGCTACTACGACGACGCCGAGTTCGACGCCATCGTCTCCGGCCTGCCGCTGGTGGACACCTCGGCCCCGCGCACGCTGCTGCGCTCCTTCGTCGCCCACGCCGCCGCCGACGCCGCGCGCCGGCAGGCGCGCGACCACACCGACGCGCACGTGCCCGCCCTCGTGGGCTAG
- a CDS encoding TetR/AcrR family transcriptional regulator, translating into MPVVSDEELARRRREILEGARVCFARHGYEGATVRRLEEATGKSRGAIFHHFGDKESLFLEIAHQDAVRQAEVVARDGLVAVMRDLIHHPERHDWLVTRVEISRLLRTDAGFRARWEKHQEVLDRAVRERFEQRDVAERMRTDVPVAVLTTYLETVLDGLIARLASGGSAEGFDTVLDLVEESVRHR; encoded by the coding sequence ATGCCCGTGGTCAGCGACGAGGAACTCGCGCGGCGTCGCCGCGAGATCCTGGAGGGCGCCCGCGTGTGCTTCGCGCGCCACGGATACGAGGGTGCGACCGTGCGCCGGCTCGAGGAGGCCACGGGCAAGTCCCGCGGCGCGATCTTCCACCACTTCGGCGACAAGGAGTCGCTCTTCCTGGAGATCGCCCACCAGGACGCCGTGCGCCAGGCCGAGGTCGTCGCCCGCGACGGCCTGGTCGCCGTCATGCGCGACCTGATCCACCACCCCGAGCGCCACGACTGGCTGGTCACCCGCGTCGAGATCTCCCGTCTGCTGCGCACCGACGCCGGCTTCCGCGCCCGCTGGGAGAAGCACCAGGAGGTCCTCGACCGGGCCGTGCGCGAGCGCTTCGAGCAGCGCGACGTCGCCGAGCGCATGCGCACCGACGTCCCCGTCGCGGTGCTGACGACCTACCTGGAGACCGTCCTCGACGGGCTGATCGCCCGGCTGGCCTCCGGCGGCTCGGCCGAGGGCTTCGACACCGTGCTCGACCTCGTCGAGGAGTCCGTGCGCCACCGCTGA